The segment aaatttggcacaaacggccaaaaacagcagactcaagaatgaactaattTGAAtctggtgatcaaaggtcaaaggctaaggtcaaggtgacctcatacaacatgtttttggccataacttaagagctaccttaaaactgtgctgattgtagagatcttctgtgtgaagatgttttcaaagacatAGATAtgaactgtaactgcaacttcaATAGGCATACAACCGTGTGGCGGTAAATATGGTTTTCCAAAGTCAGTTGAAAAGATGCGGatcataaaaatcttttttttttttttttttttaatctgtggtCCCAGGACTCGGAGCAAAAGGACTACATCAACGTGAAAGGCTGTGTGCCGCAGTTTGAGAAGTGGCTGCAGGACAACCTCACCTTGGTGGCCGGAATCTTCATTGGAGTGGCTCTACTGCAGGTCAGTTCCATTCAAGTGTTTAACATGGTCtaataaaaagaatacaaaaaagcataatttcccattctaaaaaaaactcaatttttgttgttttttttcttccacagaTTTTTGGGATTTGTCTGGCCCAAAACCTTGTGAGTGACATCGAGGCTGTGCGGGCGAGCTGGTGAGGATATGATCTTTGCTTTTAATATTCGAGTTCAGTCTTTCATGTATCCTCATACAGTCAGCACTGTGTTACCCTTGAGCTGCACCCATCTGTTTCATATCATAGTGAGGAGTTTCAGCTCTGCCAGAGTAGAAATGCTGGAAGTGTCTTGCAAAAATTATAGccatattttggatttttttttaaaggttgaatTCAGAGTGAGTGCAatgatttttatgtcattttaaaaacccAAAGTTTATGTTTGTGGATTAGATAGGGTCTTAAAAGTTTCAATATTTGCTCATTTAGTTTGGATTACAGCACTATtcatatatgtaaatatagttttagttattatatagttatagttattttgCCATTATTTGTTACTGACCTGCCTCAGAGAACATCACAACCATTATGTAACTCAAATATAATAACAAACTTACGCTGCTTTTTCCTTTGCCATCGGAAGTCAGAGCTTGGAATTACATGTCAGCTGAGTTGACCACGTTCCAGTGCAAAAAGTCGGAAAACTAAGATGTTATAAGCTATGCCAGTCTTAGCCACTGTTTGCAATACCCAAGATTCCagtggtcatggaaaacctggaaaaagtcatgtactttcacaatcacattttccatgcctggaaaagtcatgacattAATcgaaatcattgaaagtttctAAAAAAGTTATGGAATATTGTTACGTGTAATGAATGTTACAGTAGTCTTCAGTGGATGAGCTTTAAGGTAACATAACAgcgaatttattttctgtagtcGATGTGACGTTTTGTTTACGCCTCTTCATTTCCTGTGTGTTCCAGCTATCTGAAATTAAATCACTTGCAAGtagggaaagaaaaaagtttgaaaatgtgtAGAAACCCTGAATACAACACATTACGCTCTATTTTGCGCATCCAAACAGCAACATGTCCATATATAGAAGTCGCACAGTACTGAATGTAAAGCTTCTTTAATAGACACATATAAAACAGAAGATTTCTGACTCAGAAAGTCAGaggattttatatttgtaatttcaatttgtgccATTTGAGGGTTATTGAAAATACGCCTCATGCCTAACCTGGCTCAAACTGGTATTGCTAATAACAGTCTGGCTTTTCAACTTGCTACTGGAATGCACTGAACTCGAGTGATCCTGGGTCACTCCC is part of the Plectropomus leopardus isolate mb unplaced genomic scaffold, YSFRI_Pleo_2.0 unplaced_scaffold18206, whole genome shotgun sequence genome and harbors:
- the LOC121965013 gene encoding tetraspanin-5-like — its product is DSEQKDYINVKGCVPQFEKWLQDNLTLVAGIFIGVALLQIFGICLAQNLVSDIEAVRASWVPPPLSMRRLPPHPSKKSSAYYS